The Cyclobacterium amurskyense genome contains the following window.
TGAGACAGTTGTTATTGACCTCACCGCTTGGTGAAAAATCAGTATTGGCAATAGATCCAGGGTTTAGGACGGGTTGTAAGGTGGTATGCCTGGGGCCTCAGGGGCAATTCCTTCAGAATGAAACCATCTACCCAAATGAACCCCAAAAGAAAACCATGGAATCAGCTGCCTTGGTGAAGTATATGGTGGAGAAACACTCAATTGAGGCCATTGCCATCGGTAATGGTACTGCGAGTAGAGAAACTGAAGCATTCGTAAAAAACATAGGTCTACCCAAGGAAATTTTGATAGTGATGGTCAATGAAAGTGGTGCTTCTATCTATTCTGCATCTGATGTAGCGAGAGAAGAATTCCCTGATTTTGACCTTACCGTTAGGGGCGCTGTTTCTATTGGAAGAAGGTTAATGGATCCTTTGGCAGAGTTGGTGAAAATTGATGCCAAGTCAATTGGGGTAGGTCAATACCAACATGATGTGGATCAGTCTGCATTAAAAAATTCTCTGGATGATACTGTTATGAGTTGTGTGAATGGAGTGGGTGTTGAGGTAAATACTGCTTCCAAGCAATTGCTTACTTATGTGTCAGGCCTTGGTCCATCATTGGCTCAAAACATAGTAGCCTATAGAAATGAAAATGGACCTTTCAAAAGTAGAGAAGAAATTAAGAAGGTTCCAAGATTAGGTGAAAAAGCCTATGAGCAGGCGGCAGGATTTTTAAGGATTAGAAATGGAGCCAATCCTCTTGATAGTAGTGCTGTACACCCTGAGCGCTATGCACTGATTAATAGAATGGCCAAAGACATGGGCGTTTCTGTTGATGAGTTGGTCAAAACTGAAGAGCTTATTCAGAAAATACCTTTGAAGGACTACGTCAGTGAACAAGTTGGTTTACCTACACTCAAAGATATTCTGGAGGAGCTAGGCAAACCCGGAAGAGATCCTAGAGAGAAATTTGAGGTTTTTCAGTTTGAAGATGGCATCAACGAGATGAAAGACCTAAAAGTAGGAATGAAGTTGCCAGGAATAGTAACCAATATAACCCAATTCGGAGCATTTGTAGATATAGGAGTACATCAGGATGGGCTTGTTCATTTGAGCCAAATGGCCGATAGGTTTATCAAAGACCCCAAAGAAGTGGTGGCGGTTAATCAGAAAGTGATGGCCACAGTGATGGAAGTAGACCTGCCTAGAAAACGAATAGGATTAAGTCTCAAGTCTGATCCTTTCGCAGCCAATACTTCCTCTTCCAGAAATGAAAAACCTCGCCGTAGGCAACAAGGAGGTCAAAAAGAAGTCAAAGAAAGTATGGAAGACAAACTTGCGATGTTAAAGAAGAAATTTGGTAATTAAAATCTTCATATACATCTAAACAATCTAAATTAGCATCAAGCCTGTGGGATATTTCTCACAGGCTTTTTTTATGTTTATTTAACCCGGATTATGTAATAGAATGTCTATTGCATATTTCGGGTTTAACCCAAGTTTGAATACACTTAATTAAGTGCTCATTATTAAGCTAGCCCATGTCATTACTGCTAAAGACTTATTTTGGTCAGTTTAGGAGCAGATTTTTTTCAGAGTATTCCATAAGTAGCTTGATTAGTCTTTCAAATAGAAGGGCATGTGCATTGAAATTTGAAAAAAATTAAACTTTTGGAGCTTTGGAATAGGTTAATTAAAATAACATTTCTATTTTTATAATGTTGATTAAATAAACATATTAAAAAATGAGAGACCTACACAACATAAGCTTTACGACGAAAAAACTGGTTTCTGGCAACCTGCAGGTGAAATTTCAAATTCAAAATGCTTCAAGGCCTAGTTATGGGTACCTTTTGGTCAATCAGGCTTTTTCTGATGAAGAGATCATGGAAGAAATAAAGTTAAGACTAAACTTGCGTGAACAATCCAAAATGGATTTGCTAAGGTTCACTTTTAAGAACCAATGGAAAGATGACCACCAATTTTACTTGTATTCTGCATGAGTTTCTTGGCCAATAACCTTAAAGTTTTACGTAAAAAATCAGGACTTACGCAAACTCAGTTGGCAGAGAAGCTTGGGGTGCAAAGGACCATGATATCTGCTTATGAAGATGGTAGGTCTGAACCAAGGCTTTCAACAATTCTAATTTTGACCAGCATTTTTGATGTGTCAATAGATGAGTTGACAAGTTGGGACATTGCCACAAAAGGGCGTCAATTTCTTCAAAAGGAAAAGTTAAAAGTACTTACAGTTACCTTGGATCAAAATGATCAAGAGCGTATCAGTATGGTGGGTAAGAAAGCATCCGCAGGTTATCTAAACGGTTATGCTGATCCTGAATACATGGAGAACTTACCTAATTTTGGACTTCCAAACCTTACAGGAAGCCATACTTACAGGGCTTTTGAAATAAGCGGAGACAGTATGTTGCCATTGATGCCCGGGACAATTGTAGTTGGGGCTTATATTGAAAGTCCAGGGGAAATTAAAAACGGTAAAACCTATGTTTTAGTAACCAAGAATGATGGTATTGTCTACAAAAGGGTTTTCAACTATATAACTGAGAGAGGTAAATTGTTTGTAGTCTCAGACAATCAAAATTACAAGCCTTACGATATTCCCATACAAGAGGTGATGGAAATTTGGGAAGCCAAAGCTTTTATAAGTACACATTTTCCAGACCCAAAGCCTGAGGCCCCCGTTTCATTAGAAGAAATAGGCAAGATGATTTTAGAAATCAAATCGGATATTAGAAAAATCTCTAGCCATTAATACCAAACTTTTAAATAAGGGCATCGAAAGACTGTATGATTTTTTTCTTCGCATCAAAAGATGGATCAAGGTTGATAATGCCATTTTCAAAGTTGTGCCAGAACCCATCACCGCAGTCCAGGTATTTTCCATTTTGCACTGGCATATCTTCCTTTGCCAATGAATAATCATAATCAGGGATGAAAATTAGAGAGGCAAGCTCTCTTCCGCTTTCCCAGTTCATTTCCTTTTCTTTGCCATTTACAGTAAGGACAACTTTTCGGATGGAAAATTTATAAACTAACTCTACAACTGTATTTTTGTCCTTCTTTATTTCTAGGTACCTGATTTGCATCGGAGCCTCTCTGTTGCTGATTTCGTAAATGGCCTGAATAAAATCTTGGCAGGTAAAATACCAATCTTCTTGATTTAATGGGATGTCACGAATCATTTTTCCATGTACATCTTTTGCAAGCAATTTGATGCCTCCCTTTTCACCAAGGGTTTTTAAATTAGACCATTTTGAAGCCGAATAAAGCTTTTTGAAAATGGACTCCCACAGCTTTGGTATTTCTCCTTTGTAATTGTAATCATCAGCCATAGTAAAACCCTCGTCTATTATTTCATCTGGACTAAGATTTTCCCTGTCTGTGTACTGTATATCAAATTGAGTATTCACAAAGTTTTTGCTAAAGGAGAGTTTTAGCTTAAAAATATGGCTAAATGGAGGAGGGAGTTCTCCTGTGATAAAATCAATTTCCAATCGTACAATATCGTCTGATTTTAGATGCATATTTTTATTTTTTAAGAGCGGAGACAAAATTAATGCTTAATACTAAAAATAAGGGATAAAATTGAGAATTTCATCTTGCTATTTTTTTTTAAGTTAAATACAAAAATTAAATCAGACCACAAATGAAGATAGTTTCGGATTATAAACGACATTTGATGCTATGGAGGAATGGGAAAAAAACAATGACATTATAGTTGAGGATCTTTATAACAAAGGTTGGTGTGTTTTAGATCATTATATACCTGAAGACTTCAGAAAAGAGCTGCTTCAGGAGCAAAAAGAGTTGCTAATGCATGGGCAGTTTAGATTGGCAGGTATTGGTAGTGGAGATACTTTTGCGATAAAACCTGAAATAAGAAGCGATAAGGTACTGTGGATGGATGAAAATCTATTGACGCCATTACAGGAGGTTTATTGGGACAAGATGAATGGATTAAGATCAGCAATTAATCGGCGTTGTTATTTGGGACTTAAGTCTTATGAAGCGCATTTTGCCATGTATCCTCAGGGTTCCTTTTATTTACGGCATTTGGACCGGTTCCAAACTGTAAGTTATAGGATAGTAAGTGTTGTTTTATATTTAAATGATAGCTGGGAAGAATCCGATGGTGGAGCATTGAGGATGTATTTCACCAGACCTGATGGTATAGAGGAATATGAGGATTTTCTGCCCCTAGGAGGTAGGCTGGTTGCTTTTTTAAGTGGTGAGATTCCTCATGAGGTTTTACCTACAAATAAGGAAAGGATAAGTATTACAGGCTGGATGAAAGACAGGGATTAAAGCTTAGTCCTGACTATTCTTTTGTAAGGCTGGATTTGTTTTTAATTTCCTTGATCCGCATGGGCATGGAATCTATAGTTGCAAAAAGCACCTGCCAGTCAACGCTGTCTTTTTCTATTTTTAATTTTGAGGATCCGTCTTTTCCTATTAGGACGTAGCTATGTTGTTTTGAACCCATTTGGTAAAGTTGTTTAAGCTTTTTTTGGTAAGCAGGTTCGAATATATAGTTGGTATTACTTTGCAAGCTGTCTCCAAAATAGAAATAGACCAAGTCTCTGTCTTTCAACTCTATTTCCAGACTATCTGTTAAATTTAATTCCATATCACTTTCCTCATTGATGGAAGGGAAAACCAATAATACACGGTTTTTCCATTGGAGATCTGTGAGGGTAATTTGAGATTGAATGAATGTGCTGCTAATAAAAAATACAAAAGTGATCAGATAGTTCATATTTGCTTTGTATATGCTATTTGTAAATATAACAATTAATGGCAGATATTGTTCTGATCTCTTTTGAAATGCTTTCCTTCTTTTTTTTTGGCTAGTCTCTTAATTACAGGCTCTTTGATCTCCGACTCCTTTTTGAAAAGCACTTGTCGATGTGGGTTTTAATCCGATTTCTAAGAACCGAATTAAAACCCGAAATATGCAATAGACATTCTATTACCTGCTGAAATCGCTTTAAAATCAGCCACTTCGTTGCTGTTTGGAGATTTCACCATAGCTATGCTATGCTAAAATCTCCAAACAGTCTGATTTTATTGCGATTGCAACACTTCCCGTAAACACGGGACAGGCTTCACCCCTGACCATTGTCAGGGCGGAGAAATCTTATTACATAATCCGGGTTAAACAAATATAGGACAGGGTTTTGGCGATATTATGGTTCTTTTACACCACAATACTGACAAAATCATGTCCTATGTATTTCCTTTGTATCCTTGGGATTCGACCCTGGACTATTATCTATTAGGGATTAACTAATGCTTGATCCCGGATTAGTAGGTTCATGTGGATTAAGTAGTTTTAACTTTCCTTCAGAGTCTTCCGCCATCAATATCATCCCTTCAGATTCGATTCCTGCCATCTTTTTGGGAGCAAGGTTTAGAAGCATGGTTACTTGCTTTCCTACCAATTCTTCAGGCTGGAATTGCTCTGCTACTCCACTAAGAACTGTTTTAATACCTATTCCAGTGTCCACTTTGAGCTGAAGAAGTTTTTTGGATTTTTTGACCTTTATAGCTTCAACAATAGTAACGACACGTAAGTCTAATTTTACAAAATCATCAAAAGAAACCAATTCTTTCATTGGGGCAGCTTTGTACTTGGCTGCTTCATTTTTCTTTTTGCTATCAAGTAGCTTTTGAATCTGCGCTTCCACCGTACTGTCTTCGATCTTTTGGAAAAGCAAAGCTGCTTTTTCCAGCGGGTCCCCTTCTTTTACCAAATCCATGGATCCAGCAACTTCCCAGTTTAATGCGTCCAAACCGAGCATTTTTTTGATTTTCTCAGAAGTGAAAGGTAAAAATGGCTGAGATAGAACTGAAAGGTTGGCAACAATATTCAAGGCAATGTTTAGTATTGTGGATGTCCTCTCCTGATCTGTTTTGATGGTTTTCCAAGGTTCAGTTTCTGCAAGATATTTATTACCCGTTCTAGCAAAATCCATCATTAGGGCTAGGGCTTCTCTAAATCTATACTTCTCTACGGATTGGGAGATTTTATCAGGATACTCATTAAGGGTTCGGATAAGTTCATCGTCTACAGGAGCCAATCCATAATTTTTAGGTACTTTTCCTTCAAAATATTTATGTGTCAACACGACCGCGCGATTGACAAAATTACCAAAGATGGCTACTAATTCATTGTTGTTTCTGGCTTGAAAATCTTTCCAAGTAAAATCATTGTCCTTGGTTTCAGGGGCATTTGCTGTCAATACATAACGTAAAACATCCTCTTGACCAGGAAACTCTTCCAAATACTCATGTAACCAAACGGCCCAGTTTTTGGAAGTTGATATTTTTTGACCTTCTAAATTAAGGAATTCATTCGCAGGAACATTTTCTGGCAAGATAAAATCCCCTAAAGTTTTTAAAATTGCAGGAAATGTTATGCAGTGAAATACAATATTGTCCTTTCCTATAAAGTGTACCAGTTTGGTATCCTTGTCTTTCCAATACAACTCCCAATCTTTGCCTTTTTCTTTGGCCCATTCCTTGGTGGAGGAAATATAACCTATAGGGGCATCAAACCAAACGTATAGCACTTTACCCTCAGCCCCAGGAATTGGCACTGGGATTCCCCAATCCATATCTCGGGTCATGGACCTTGGTTGAAGTCCATCACCTGATTCTAGCCAGCTTCTACATTGTCCCAAAACATTGTTTTTCCAATCATTGGCATGTTCCTCAAGAATCCATCTTTTCAAAAAGGAAGTGTATTTTCCTAAATCAAGAAACCAATGTTTGGTCATTTTAAGTACTGGAGTGTTGCCACTTAGTTTTGACCTTGGGTTGATCAGGTCGGTAGGACTTAGTGAAGAGCCACATTTTTCACATTGGTCGCCATAAGCTTCTTCATAGCCACAGTTTGGACAGGTGCCTTCTATGTACCTGTCAGCTAAAAACTGATTGGCTTCCGCATCGTAGTATTGCTCCGTTTCCTTTTCATCAAACTCTCCTTTTTTGTACAAGTCAGTAAATAACCCACTGGCTGTTTCATGGTGGACTGCTGATGAGGTTCGGGAATAATGATCAAAACTAATCCCGAATTTTTCAAAACTACCCTTCATTTTCCCATGGTACCTGTCGACGACTTCTTGAGGGCTGATCCCTTCATTTTTGGCCTTGATGGTAATGGCTACGCCATGTTCGTCAGATCCGCAAACATAGGCTACATCTCTCTGTTGTAACCTTAAGTACCGCACATAAATATCCGATGGAATATAACAACCTGCCAAATGGCCAATATGAAGAGGGCCATTCGCATAAGGTAATGCAGAAGTAATGGTATATCTTTTGAATTTCTTTTCGCTCATAGATTGCAAAGATAGCTAAAATTGATTTTGAGTGAAATAGGATGGTGCATTTATCCTAATTGTACTGCCAAGCTAAAACGAATTAATTTCTGGGCTTACTTACAGCTTTTTTTATAAAGGAGTCCTTCCTCGATTTGGGGCAATCCAATGTCTATGGGGAATTCAATTGCTACAATTTCGCGTCAAATGCTGTAGCTAATTCCGATAGTTTTGTTACAATTTCAGGATGATGAGTTGCCACATTGTCTTTTTCACCAATATCCAGATTCAAATTGTACAGTGCTGCCTGGAACTCTCCCTCTGATTTTTCATTCCACCCGATTGATTTTTTTAAATGAAGCTTCCATTCTCCAAGTCTTATGGCTTCAAGTTCACCATTGCGAGCATAGAAATAAAATGGACGCTCAGCAAGTGTTTTGGCATCTGGATCAAGTAAAAATTCACTGATGTCTATTCCGTCCAATTGTAATTCACTTGGAATTTTGGAGGAGGATATTTTAGCTAGGGTAGGGAATAAATCCAATGTATTTACAAATTCATCTGAAACCTTTCCTTTCGGAATCTTGCTTGGCCAGGTAATAATTGCTGGAACACGTTGACCACCTTCCCATGTTTGGGCTTTTTTACCTCTTAGCGGTTTGGCCGAGCCTTTGGCTGGTCCATTGTCAGAAGTGAAAATAAAAATGGTGTTTTCATAGATACCCTCTTCTTTCAAGGTTTTTATTATTTCACCAGCACTCCAGTCTAATTCCATTATCACATCCCCATAAAGGCCATGTTTACTTTTACCTTTAAATGCAGGGGAAGCAAAGAGGGGTGTATGCGGCATATTGTGCGCCAAGTAAATAAAGAAGGGCTTTTGTCCTCTATTTTTGATTTGTTTTACCGCCTCCTCTGTGTATTTTTTTGTCAAGTATTGCTGGTCGGGCCCACTCTCTATTAACTCCGTGTTTCGGTAAAAAGGAAGGGGAGGAGATTGAAAATCTATGTCTTTATAATAGTAATTGTCCATGTCGTTGGAATACGGCACTCCATAGAATTCGTCAAAACCTTGATTGTTAGGCATGAATGCTTCTTTATGGCCTAGGTGCCATTTACCTATGCAGGAGGTAGTATACCCACCTTCTTTTAACATTTCGGCCATTGTGTATTCATCGGGAGAAAGACCACCTTCTGAAAAAGGGAAAAGTACCGCCTCGTGAAGGTTACTTCTTTTTGGGTAGCGACCCGTAAGTAGTCCTGCTCTGGAAGGGGTGCAAACCGTAGCTGGGACATAGAAATTGGTAAACCTTATTCCTTCCGCTGCCAACTGATCTAAATTTGGTGTTTCAAATCCCTCAGCGCCATAGGTACCTAAATCTGCATAACCTTGATCGTCCGTAAAGAAAATAATGATATTTGGTTGGCTTTCAGTAGTATTGTCCTTTTGTGTACACGATGAAATACTGACTAATAAAAATACCAGCATGGTTGGCCAGTAAAGTCTGACATTAATTTTCATGAAATTCATTCTAATTATAATTTTTGGAAAAGGTAAAAGAAAGCAAAGTATGGTTTTTAAACCTACTTGTTATTCCTGTTGGAGTAGGTCAAATTTACAATTTTATCTGTATTCTTTCTATCCAATAGATAAATCGATAGTCCTCATTTAATGTCCCACTTTATTATAATAGCCATAAGATTCCCTTGGCATAAACAGGGTTAAAGGCGATAAATTTTATAATTTTGCCCCATAAACCTTATTTGGATAAAATTTTCTATGATAAAAAACTACCTGTTCTCGGCCTTATTTTTCTTGTTAACCCTTGATTTGGCATTCTCTCAGGTTCAACCTGAAATCATTCCTATGCCAGCCTCCTATAAACTTCTGGAAGGGGAGTTTTTGTGGGATCATCAGGTGGGCTTGGTAATGAATGACTTTTCAGCCCAAGGCAATTACCTTCAACAGGAGGATTTAAGGCTGCTGGCTATTCCGCTTTCGGAAATGGAGTCCCCATCCAAAAAAATCAGCATTAGCCAAACCAATAGTATTAGCCAAGGGTATAAAATTCGGATTCAATCCGAAGAAATTGTCATTGAAGCGGCAAATGAGGAAGGAGCATTTTATGGTGTAATTTCGCTATTGCAATTGGCACATGCAGCCAAAGTGAAAAGTGGTAAAATAGCTTTGCCCAATTGGGAAATCCAAGATAAGCCCAGGTATGAATGGAGAGGAGTAATGTTGGATGAATCCAGGTATTTTTTTGGGATGGAAAAGGTGAAGCAACTACTTGATCATATGGCTTATTACAAGTTAAATACTTTTCATTGGCATCTGACGGACGCTCCAGGATGGCGAATTGATATCAAAGGTTTCCCCAAACTGGCCACTGTAGGAGGGATAGGTAACCAATCCGATCCAAATGCCCCGGCTACCTATTATACTCAGGAAGAAATTAAAGAAATCGTTCGCTATGCCAGTGAGCGTATGATCACTGTGATACCGGAAATAGACATGCCAGGTCATGCCACTGCAGCCAATAGGGCTTATCCGGAACATAGCGGCGGAGGATCAGAAAGATACCCTGATTTTACTTTCCACCCAGCCAAGGAAACTACCTATGGCTATTTAAGTAAGGTCTTGCGTGAAGTAGATGTATTGTTTCCAAGCAATATGATTCATTTAGGGGGAGATGAAGTAAGTTTTGGCAATCAAATGTGGCCCAAAGATCCCAAGGTCCTTGATTTGGTAAAGAGGGAAGGTTTGGAAGGGATGAAAGGAGTAGAGGACTATTTCTTTGAAAGAATGGCAGATACCCTTTTTCAGATGAACAATAAGGTTTTGGCCTGGGATGAGATGGCAGGTGCCAGTTTACCTAAGGACAAAACGATTATATTTTGGTGGCGTCATGACAAGAAGGAACAGCTAGGTCTCTCACTCCAAAATGGCTATTCAACAGTAATTTGTCCCCGGATACCTTTTTACTTTGACTTTCTTCAGCAGGAAGACCATAAATATGGGAGGAAATGGGCGGGTGCTTTTGCCCCTTTAGCTGCCGTTTATGATTTTGAAGTGGATGATTTTGGTGTCAAGCCGGAGGAAAAGCCCCTGATTTTAGGAATTCAAGCCAATCTTTGGACAGAGACTGTCCACAATGAGCAAAGGTTTGATTTTCTGATGTATCCAAGGATTGCTGCTTTGGCAGAGGTAGTTTGGTCAGAAAAAGCAGTTAAATCTTATGTAGGGTTTAAGAATAGATTGTCGGTTCATCTGGAAAAATACAAGGCTGAAAAGATTTATTACTTTGACCCCTTTGAACCCGATCATCATCCGGAACCGGTATATGAACCCTGACAGAGAAGGTTCACTGATTTTGTGCTGTCTGTCAGGGGTCGGTACAATAAAATGGGCTAGCTTTAATCGTCTATAGTGGTCATCACCATTTGTTTAAATTTCCAACTTGTTTGATCGCCGGTACTTCCCTGAGTTTGTTTGAGGATAATTCCGATGATTTTCTCTTTGGGGTCTGCGAAATACTGGGTGTTAAAATAACCTCCCCAGACAAATGTTCCAGGAGATCCAAGACCACCTTTTGCTTGACCTTGTTCGGTTAATACGCCAAAGGCAAGTCCGTAATGTTGGTCTCCATCACCATAAAGATCCATGGTTTGATTGGCCATCATGGTGGCAATTGTGGTTCTGCTTAAGAATCGTATTTTATTAAACTCCCCGCCATTGAGGTACATCTGAAGAAATGTCGCATAATCC
Protein-coding sequences here:
- a CDS encoding Tex family protein, yielding MSDLNHYSKIATELGVREKQVISTVNLLDEGGTVPFISRYRKEVTGSLDEVQVAAVRDRLQQLRDLDKRKEAIIKSIEEQGKLTDELAGKIKRAETMSVLEDIYLPYKPKRRTKGTIAKEKGLEPLAQLIFEQNSLDLIKVAEEYIDAEKEVTSTEDALNGARDIMAEWINEDAEIRKKLRELFIEEGEFVSKVIPGKEEEAIKYKDYFDWREPVKTAPSHRILAMRRGEKELFLMLDTGPDDLSALKIIEKAVVKENNTCSEQVKLAAKDGYKRLLKPSMETEVRLYAKKKADEEAIKVFTENLRQLLLTSPLGEKSVLAIDPGFRTGCKVVCLGPQGQFLQNETIYPNEPQKKTMESAALVKYMVEKHSIEAIAIGNGTASRETEAFVKNIGLPKEILIVMVNESGASIYSASDVAREEFPDFDLTVRGAVSIGRRLMDPLAELVKIDAKSIGVGQYQHDVDQSALKNSLDDTVMSCVNGVGVEVNTASKQLLTYVSGLGPSLAQNIVAYRNENGPFKSREEIKKVPRLGEKAYEQAAGFLRIRNGANPLDSSAVHPERYALINRMAKDMGVSVDELVKTEELIQKIPLKDYVSEQVGLPTLKDILEELGKPGRDPREKFEVFQFEDGINEMKDLKVGMKLPGIVTNITQFGAFVDIGVHQDGLVHLSQMADRFIKDPKEVVAVNQKVMATVMEVDLPRKRIGLSLKSDPFAANTSSSRNEKPRRRQQGGQKEVKESMEDKLAMLKKKFGN
- a CDS encoding helix-turn-helix domain-containing protein, with the translated sequence MSFLANNLKVLRKKSGLTQTQLAEKLGVQRTMISAYEDGRSEPRLSTILILTSIFDVSIDELTSWDIATKGRQFLQKEKLKVLTVTLDQNDQERISMVGKKASAGYLNGYADPEYMENLPNFGLPNLTGSHTYRAFEISGDSMLPLMPGTIVVGAYIESPGEIKNGKTYVLVTKNDGIVYKRVFNYITERGKLFVVSDNQNYKPYDIPIQEVMEIWEAKAFISTHFPDPKPEAPVSLEEIGKMILEIKSDIRKISSH
- a CDS encoding 2OG-Fe(II) oxygenase, with protein sequence MEEWEKNNDIIVEDLYNKGWCVLDHYIPEDFRKELLQEQKELLMHGQFRLAGIGSGDTFAIKPEIRSDKVLWMDENLLTPLQEVYWDKMNGLRSAINRRCYLGLKSYEAHFAMYPQGSFYLRHLDRFQTVSYRIVSVVLYLNDSWEESDGGALRMYFTRPDGIEEYEDFLPLGGRLVAFLSGEIPHEVLPTNKERISITGWMKDRD
- a CDS encoding DUF4174 domain-containing protein codes for the protein MNYLITFVFFISSTFIQSQITLTDLQWKNRVLLVFPSINEESDMELNLTDSLEIELKDRDLVYFYFGDSLQSNTNYIFEPAYQKKLKQLYQMGSKQHSYVLIGKDGSSKLKIEKDSVDWQVLFATIDSMPMRIKEIKNKSSLTKE
- the metG gene encoding methionine--tRNA ligase, whose amino-acid sequence is MSEKKFKRYTITSALPYANGPLHIGHLAGCYIPSDIYVRYLRLQQRDVAYVCGSDEHGVAITIKAKNEGISPQEVVDRYHGKMKGSFEKFGISFDHYSRTSSAVHHETASGLFTDLYKKGEFDEKETEQYYDAEANQFLADRYIEGTCPNCGYEEAYGDQCEKCGSSLSPTDLINPRSKLSGNTPVLKMTKHWFLDLGKYTSFLKRWILEEHANDWKNNVLGQCRSWLESGDGLQPRSMTRDMDWGIPVPIPGAEGKVLYVWFDAPIGYISSTKEWAKEKGKDWELYWKDKDTKLVHFIGKDNIVFHCITFPAILKTLGDFILPENVPANEFLNLEGQKISTSKNWAVWLHEYLEEFPGQEDVLRYVLTANAPETKDNDFTWKDFQARNNNELVAIFGNFVNRAVVLTHKYFEGKVPKNYGLAPVDDELIRTLNEYPDKISQSVEKYRFREALALMMDFARTGNKYLAETEPWKTIKTDQERTSTILNIALNIVANLSVLSQPFLPFTSEKIKKMLGLDALNWEVAGSMDLVKEGDPLEKAALLFQKIEDSTVEAQIQKLLDSKKKNEAAKYKAAPMKELVSFDDFVKLDLRVVTIVEAIKVKKSKKLLQLKVDTGIGIKTVLSGVAEQFQPEELVGKQVTMLLNLAPKKMAGIESEGMILMAEDSEGKLKLLNPHEPTNPGSSIS
- a CDS encoding sulfatase family protein: MNFMKINVRLYWPTMLVFLLVSISSCTQKDNTTESQPNIIIFFTDDQGYADLGTYGAEGFETPNLDQLAAEGIRFTNFYVPATVCTPSRAGLLTGRYPKRSNLHEAVLFPFSEGGLSPDEYTMAEMLKEGGYTTSCIGKWHLGHKEAFMPNNQGFDEFYGVPYSNDMDNYYYKDIDFQSPPLPFYRNTELIESGPDQQYLTKKYTEEAVKQIKNRGQKPFFIYLAHNMPHTPLFASPAFKGKSKHGLYGDVIMELDWSAGEIIKTLKEEGIYENTIFIFTSDNGPAKGSAKPLRGKKAQTWEGGQRVPAIITWPSKIPKGKVSDEFVNTLDLFPTLAKISSSKIPSELQLDGIDISEFLLDPDAKTLAERPFYFYARNGELEAIRLGEWKLHLKKSIGWNEKSEGEFQAALYNLNLDIGEKDNVATHHPEIVTKLSELATAFDAKL
- a CDS encoding beta-N-acetylhexosaminidase, whose translation is MIKNYLFSALFFLLTLDLAFSQVQPEIIPMPASYKLLEGEFLWDHQVGLVMNDFSAQGNYLQQEDLRLLAIPLSEMESPSKKISISQTNSISQGYKIRIQSEEIVIEAANEEGAFYGVISLLQLAHAAKVKSGKIALPNWEIQDKPRYEWRGVMLDESRYFFGMEKVKQLLDHMAYYKLNTFHWHLTDAPGWRIDIKGFPKLATVGGIGNQSDPNAPATYYTQEEIKEIVRYASERMITVIPEIDMPGHATAANRAYPEHSGGGSERYPDFTFHPAKETTYGYLSKVLREVDVLFPSNMIHLGGDEVSFGNQMWPKDPKVLDLVKREGLEGMKGVEDYFFERMADTLFQMNNKVLAWDEMAGASLPKDKTIIFWWRHDKKEQLGLSLQNGYSTVICPRIPFYFDFLQQEDHKYGRKWAGAFAPLAAVYDFEVDDFGVKPEEKPLILGIQANLWTETVHNEQRFDFLMYPRIAALAEVVWSEKAVKSYVGFKNRLSVHLEKYKAEKIYYFDPFEPDHHPEPVYEP